The following proteins are co-located in the Solenopsis invicta isolate M01_SB chromosome 7, UNIL_Sinv_3.0, whole genome shotgun sequence genome:
- the LOC105200059 gene encoding cell division cycle protein 23 homolog: MQVQFNLKEVKTDLLHAIHECSQRGLLHTTKWLAELNYSLKNVEIDEHDLTTEIKTEIGEPEDIYNLAKTYFDLKEYDRAAYFTMECMSPKIRFLHLYSRYLSGEKKKIDDMTDVPPDPLKNETLKYLCADLRSDHLASRLDGYGLYLFGVTLKKLQLTKEAIDVLMESIHKEPMHWGAWLELAALITDREKLESLCLPNHWMKNFFIAHMYLELQLIDEGLELYYQLQSMGFQKNGYVLAQTAIAVHYRRDADNAIETFKRIIDEDPYCLDNMDTYSNLLYVKEMKVELADLAHRATEIDKYRLETCCIVGNYYSLRADHQKAVMYFHRALKMNPQYLSAWTLLGHEFMEMKNTNGAIHSYRQAIEVNRRDYRAWYGLGQTYEILKMPFYGLYYYKQAQLLRPHDSRMVLALGEAYEKQDKIQDALKCYYKACNVGDIEGMALLKLATLYEKLGEHDHAAAAYTDFVADEFRSVDRTELSHAYKYLTQYHLKKEQLDQANLYAQKCLQFDETKEEAKVLLRTIAEKRAKVEETSMVVDDMNETDPVIEQRSRTDATPGSQLSPMNLSFTPTP; this comes from the exons ATGCAGGTGCAGTTCAATCTTAAGGAGGTTAAGACAGACCTTCTGCACGCGATACACGAATGTTCTCAGCGCGGTTTGCTGCATACCACCAAATG GTTAGCGGAATTGAATTATTCGTTGAAGAATGTAGAAATAGACGAACACGATCTGACTACAGAAATCAAGACGGAAATTGGCGAACCAGAAGATATCTACAACCTGGCTAAAACATACTTCGATCTGAAGGAATATGACAGAGCGGCGTATTTCACGATGGAGTGCATGAGCCCTAAAATCAGATTTCTACATTTGTATTCACGTTACTTGTCAGGGGAGAAGAAGAAGATAGACGATATGACAGACGTACCACCAGATCCTTTGAAGAATGAAACGCTGAAATATCTTTGTGCTGATTTAAGGTCGGATCATTTAGCGTCAAGGCTGGATGGCTATGGGTTGTATCTTTTTGGTGTGACACTGAAAAAGCTGCAGCTTACTAAAGAAGCGATAGATGTTTTAATGGAGTCTATACATAAGGAACCTATGCATTGGGGTGCATGGTTAGAATTGGCTGCATTAATTACAGACAGGGAGAAGCTGGAGAGCTTGTGCCTGCCCAATCATTGGATGAAAAACTTCTTTATAGCACACATGTACTTAGAACTGCAGCTCATAGATGAAGGTCTAGAGTTATATTACCAACTCCAATCAATGGGCTTTCAGAAAAATGGTTATGTTTTAGCTCAAACTGCAATTGCTGTGCATTATAGAAGAG atGCTGATAATGCAATAGAaacttttaaaagaataatagaTGAAGATCCATATTGTCTTGATAATATGGATACATATTCGAATCTACTTTATGTGAAAGAAATGAAAGTTGAACTAGCAGATCTGGCACATAGAGCTACTGAGATAGATAAATATAGATTAGAGACTTGTTGTATAGTTG gaAATTATTACAGCTTAAGAGCTGATCATCAAAAGGCAGTGATGTATTTTCACAGAGCATTAAAAATGAATCCACAATATTTGTCAGCTTGGACATTGCTAGGTCATGAATTTATGGAAATGAAAAATACCAATGGAGCTATCCACAGCTATAGACAGGCAATTG AGGTGAACAGACGAGACTATAGAGCATGGTATGGCTTGGGTCAGActtatgaaattttgaaaatgccATTTTATGGActctattattataaacaagCTCAACTCTTAAGGCCCCACGACAGTAGGATGGTTTTAGCCTTGGGCGAAGCATATGAAAAGCAGGATAAAATTCAAGATGCACTCAAATGTTATTATAAGGCATGCAACGTGGGTGATATAGAAGGAATGGCACTCTTAAAATTAGCAAC gttATATGAGAAATTAGGAGAACATGATCATGCAGCGGCAGCTTATACAGATTTTGTAGCAGATGAATTCCGAAGTGTCGATAGAACTGAGTTGAGTCATGCATATAAATATCTCACACAGTATCACTTAAAGAAGGAGCAATTGGATCAAGCTAATCTTTATGCACAAAAATGTCTTCAGTTTGATGAAACAAAAGAAGAAGCAAAAGTGCTATTAAGAACTATTGCTGAAAAGAGAGCTAAAGTGGAAGAAACTTCTATGGTG gTGGATGATATGAACGAAACAGATCCTGTAATTGAGCAAAGATCACGAACAGATGCAACACCTGGAAGTCAATTATCGCCGATGAATCTTTCATTCACACCTACGCCATAA
- the LOC105200060 gene encoding heat shock factor-binding protein 1, with translation MADIKQEHKGEEVDSYGMGNSADPKNMQELTQYVQTLLQNMQDKFQTMSDQIIGRIDEMGNRIDDLEKNIADLMTQAGVEGGDK, from the exons ATGGCCGACATCAAGCAGGAACACAAGGGCGAGGAGGTCGACAGCTACGGGATGGGCAACAGCGCCGACCCGAAGAACATGCAGGAGCTGACGCAATAC GTGCAAACGCTGCTGCAGAACATGCAGGACAAGTTTCAGACCATGTCCGACCAGATCATAGGAAGAA TAGATGAAATGGGCAATAGAATAGAcgatttggaaaaaaatatcgcGGACTTAATGACGCAAGCAGGGGTCGAAGGAGGTGATAAATAA
- the LOC105200056 gene encoding protein FAM92A isoform X3, protein MLRARSQSSLYEQEAKFVQDRITGVEKHFAELCTIFAAFTRKAARLRDKSDELAKIIQTYADSEIINRSLSTGLANFSATLSVIGDYRDAEVQRLDAKVIVPLSQYATICKHAREDVKNTFAARDRELTRRRHLDKIRERNPRNRQMISQAESELTKASIEVSRVVKGLEEQIDSFERRKLHDLKSVLLDFVTVELSYHTKALELLTKAYQDVTAIDEIKDIEDFQNARGEMNGEFRETMRVPDSVARLDTVGRTSFRQAYSLTNLATRFASSPMASQKSANRGTESADSIRTAFTNSSESVQVEEYPDSTEETESESIQEKPVRTRQKSM, encoded by the exons atGCTTCGAGCACGTTCGCAAAGCAGTTTGTA CGAGCAGGAAGCAAAGTTTGTACAAGATCGCATAACGGGCGTAGAAAAACACTTCGCCGAATTGTGCACAATATTTGCGGCATTCACCAGAAAAGCTGCCAG attgcGTGATAAAAGCGATGAGCTGGCTAAAATAATACAAACTTATGCAGATTCGGAAATCATCAATCGATCGCTGAGCACCGGGCTCGCAAATTTTTCCGCAACGTTATCAGTCATCGGTGATTATAG AGATGCGGAAGTACAAAGATTGGATGCCAAGGTGATTGTACCTCTTTCACAATACGCAACGATTTGCAAGCATGCTCGCGAGGATGTGAAAAACACTTTTGCAGCACGCGATAGAGAACTTACGAGACGAAGACACCTGGACAAGATTCGAGAAAGAAATCCCAGGAACCGCCAAATGATA TCGCAAGCCGAATCGGAGTTGACGAAAGCATCCATCGAAGTATCCCGAGTGGTAAAAGGATTGGAGGAACAGATCGACTCGTTTGAACGACGAAAGTTGCACGATTTGAAGTCCGTACTATTAGATTTTGTCACCGTCGAATTAAGCTATCACACAAAGGCTCTTGAGCTTTTGACTAAAGCATACCAAGATGTTACAGCTATTGACGAAATCAAAGATATTGAG GACTTTCAAAATGCGAGAGGAGAGATGAATGGG GAATTTCGAGAAACAATGAGAGTTCCTGATTCTGTCGCAAGATTAGATACGGTGGGCAGAACTTCGTTTCGACAGGCTTACTCGTTAACGAATTTGGCCACTCGATTCGCATCCTCGCCCATGGCATCGCAGAAATCGGCTAATCGAGGAACCGAATCTGCG GATTCCATACGCACCGCATTCACAAACTCTTCCGAGTCGGTTCAAGTCGAAGAATATCCAGACAGCACAGAGGAAACGGAATCGGAATCGATTCAAGAGAAGCCTGTGAGAACTAGGCAAAAATCTATGTAA
- the LOC105200056 gene encoding protein FAM92A isoform X4, which produces MLRARSQSSLYEQEAKFVQDRITGVEKHFAELCTIFAAFTRKAARLRDKSDELAKIIQTYADSEIINRSLSTGLANFSATLSVIGDYRDAEVQRLDAKVIVPLSQYATICKHAREDVKNTFAARDRELTRRRHLDKIRERNPRNRQMISQAESELTKASIEVSRVVKGLEEQIDSFERRKLHDLKSVLLDFVTVELSYHTKALELLTKAYQDVTAIDEIKDIEEFRETMRVPDSVARLDTVGRTSFRQAYSLTNLATRFASSPMASQKSANRGTESADSIRTAFTNSSESVQVEEYPDSTEETESESIQEKPVRTRQKSM; this is translated from the exons atGCTTCGAGCACGTTCGCAAAGCAGTTTGTA CGAGCAGGAAGCAAAGTTTGTACAAGATCGCATAACGGGCGTAGAAAAACACTTCGCCGAATTGTGCACAATATTTGCGGCATTCACCAGAAAAGCTGCCAG attgcGTGATAAAAGCGATGAGCTGGCTAAAATAATACAAACTTATGCAGATTCGGAAATCATCAATCGATCGCTGAGCACCGGGCTCGCAAATTTTTCCGCAACGTTATCAGTCATCGGTGATTATAG AGATGCGGAAGTACAAAGATTGGATGCCAAGGTGATTGTACCTCTTTCACAATACGCAACGATTTGCAAGCATGCTCGCGAGGATGTGAAAAACACTTTTGCAGCACGCGATAGAGAACTTACGAGACGAAGACACCTGGACAAGATTCGAGAAAGAAATCCCAGGAACCGCCAAATGATA TCGCAAGCCGAATCGGAGTTGACGAAAGCATCCATCGAAGTATCCCGAGTGGTAAAAGGATTGGAGGAACAGATCGACTCGTTTGAACGACGAAAGTTGCACGATTTGAAGTCCGTACTATTAGATTTTGTCACCGTCGAATTAAGCTATCACACAAAGGCTCTTGAGCTTTTGACTAAAGCATACCAAGATGTTACAGCTATTGACGAAATCAAAGATATTGAG GAATTTCGAGAAACAATGAGAGTTCCTGATTCTGTCGCAAGATTAGATACGGTGGGCAGAACTTCGTTTCGACAGGCTTACTCGTTAACGAATTTGGCCACTCGATTCGCATCCTCGCCCATGGCATCGCAGAAATCGGCTAATCGAGGAACCGAATCTGCG GATTCCATACGCACCGCATTCACAAACTCTTCCGAGTCGGTTCAAGTCGAAGAATATCCAGACAGCACAGAGGAAACGGAATCGGAATCGATTCAAGAGAAGCCTGTGAGAACTAGGCAAAAATCTATGTAA
- the LOC105200056 gene encoding protein FAM92A isoform X2: MLRARSQSSLYEQEAKFVQDRITGVEKHFAELCTIFAAFTRKAARLRDKSDELAKIIQTYADSEIINRSLSTGLANFSATLSVIGDYRDAEVQRLDAKVIVPLSQYATICKHAREDVKNTFAARDRELTRRRHLDKIRERNPRNRQMISQAESELTKASIEVSRVVKGLEEQIDSFERRKLHDLKSVLLDFVTVELSYHTKALELLTKAYQDVTAIDEIKDIEEFRETMRVPDSVARLDTVGRTSFRQAYSLTNLATRFASSPMASQKSANRGTESADSIRTAFTNSSESVQVEEYPDSTEETESESIQEKPKKVSKRVGYKVKKHYILRPVPAIPTCQKSLMSSIIYRVPYRLNKTK; encoded by the exons atGCTTCGAGCACGTTCGCAAAGCAGTTTGTA CGAGCAGGAAGCAAAGTTTGTACAAGATCGCATAACGGGCGTAGAAAAACACTTCGCCGAATTGTGCACAATATTTGCGGCATTCACCAGAAAAGCTGCCAG attgcGTGATAAAAGCGATGAGCTGGCTAAAATAATACAAACTTATGCAGATTCGGAAATCATCAATCGATCGCTGAGCACCGGGCTCGCAAATTTTTCCGCAACGTTATCAGTCATCGGTGATTATAG AGATGCGGAAGTACAAAGATTGGATGCCAAGGTGATTGTACCTCTTTCACAATACGCAACGATTTGCAAGCATGCTCGCGAGGATGTGAAAAACACTTTTGCAGCACGCGATAGAGAACTTACGAGACGAAGACACCTGGACAAGATTCGAGAAAGAAATCCCAGGAACCGCCAAATGATA TCGCAAGCCGAATCGGAGTTGACGAAAGCATCCATCGAAGTATCCCGAGTGGTAAAAGGATTGGAGGAACAGATCGACTCGTTTGAACGACGAAAGTTGCACGATTTGAAGTCCGTACTATTAGATTTTGTCACCGTCGAATTAAGCTATCACACAAAGGCTCTTGAGCTTTTGACTAAAGCATACCAAGATGTTACAGCTATTGACGAAATCAAAGATATTGAG GAATTTCGAGAAACAATGAGAGTTCCTGATTCTGTCGCAAGATTAGATACGGTGGGCAGAACTTCGTTTCGACAGGCTTACTCGTTAACGAATTTGGCCACTCGATTCGCATCCTCGCCCATGGCATCGCAGAAATCGGCTAATCGAGGAACCGAATCTGCG GATTCCATACGCACCGCATTCACAAACTCTTCCGAGTCGGTTCAAGTCGAAGAATATCCAGACAGCACAGAGGAAACGGAATCGGAATCGATTCAAGAGAAGCCT aaaaaagtttcgAAACGTGTCGGATACAAAGTAAAGAAACACTACATTCTCAGACCCGTTCCAGCGATTCCTACATGTCAAAAGTCTTTAATGTCGTCTATAATATACCGCGTACCTTACAGACTGAACAAGACAAAGTGA
- the LOC105200055 gene encoding kinesin-like protein Klp61F, translating to MSDTRNAKKDKNQHIQVFVRVRPINNSEKIGKSYSVLDLPSNKEVIAHEKQQSNHSKKFTFDKVFGPSSKQIDVYNAVVSPLLEEVLAGYNCTVFAYGQTGTGKTFTMEGVSNDPTLHWQSDTTAGIIPRALSHLFDELRLLEAQEYTIRVSFLELYNEELFDLLSPSDDASKIRLYEDASRKGSVIIHGLEEVTVHNKNEVYKILEKGSEKRQTAATLMNAHSSRSHTVFSITIHIKENTIDGEELLKTGKLNLVDLAGSENVGRSGAVDKRAREAGNINQSLLTLGRVITALVERAPHIPYRESKLTRLLQESLGGRTKTSIIATVSPASINLEETLSTLDYAHRAKNITNRPEINQKLSKKALLKEYTEEIERLKKDLSAARERNGVYLAYENYNEMQALIENQTKEIEEKIAHIHVLRDAMEAKELIFNELQAKHNEQSNYLHETKEQLETTSHILKSTEARLQITEHEKEEQYHLVEKHELTEKQLLSQAQTLLQVADSATFDVNKLHDKISHKRRLEQENEHISHQFRSNITKQFQDVENNVAAYTQKFIGFCTSMKNDIDLQMELLKKDIGSIICHMSNDIVNKEKLAIDEFTENINNSYKYYHQWLNTEMAHSSDMTQCEQKFLNDISSKLTSKMTDLIEINNMEIVKNLHHLNDNVSQRFNKLLEYNNESIRQLCNYRLQERDNLYKNIEEIKQNIQSIREGDGKIMEEQERFKKLFENLWLQFNKLNENVTENYSTTCTTLNHVDEICDSTINDIRNNYHKAVERNETLQQKIQDDIDILKSDVESNMEKNSALAKQVAEQSRNLTDELRTDFNNHCDVLQQDKLHVEDNAKQMEQKFKEDNSSFVGSVKNIYNVLLQESLDHTNLTEELKRKNLQASIKLNDKLVNESNNSSVWNEQTITELHLIQERVGKFLEDLRHDTPTGSTPARKEYQYPKHLVATSPHERILQRFRETRNYLENSDNENTVLVNNNSPKKKCPNAN from the exons ATGAGTGATACACGTAACGCGAAGAAGGATAAGAATCAGCATATACAGGTTTTCGTGCGTGTCAG gCCGATAAATAATAGTGAGAAAATTGGTAAGTCTTATTCGGTGTTAGATTTGCCATCTAACAAAGAAGTGATTGCTCATGAAAAACAACAAAGCAATCATTCAAAGAAGTTCACTTTTGACAAAGTATTTGGACCTTCTTCGAAACAG atAGATGTGTATAATGCAGTTGTTAGCCCACTTCTTGAAGAAGTGTTGGCTGGATATAATTGTACAGTTTTTGCTTATGGCCAAACTGGAACTGGAAAAACATTTACTATGGAAGGTGTTAGTAATGATCCAACATTGCATTGGCAAAGT GATACTACAGCTGGAATTATACCACGTGCATTGAGTCATTTGTTCGATGAATTACGTTTGTTAGAAGCACAAGAATATACAATACGAGTTAGTTTTCTTGAGTTATATAATGAAGAATTATTTGACTTGTTATCACCTAGTGATGATGCATCTAAAATAAg GCTGTATGAAGATGCTTCAAGAAAAGGTTCAGTGATCATTCATGGATTGGAAGAAGTAACTGTGCACAATAAAAATGAAGTTTATAAGATTTTGGAAAAGGGATCAGAAAAAAGACAAACGGCCGCAACTTTAATGAATGCTCATTCGAG CCGTTCCCACACAGTATTTTCCATTACTATTCATATAAAAGAGAATACTATAGATGGAGAAGAGCTCCTAAAAACTGGAAAATTGAACTTGGTGGATTTAGCTGGTAGTGAAAATGTTGGAAGATCTGGTGCAGTTGATAAAAGAGCAAGAGAAGCAGGAAATATCAACCAGTCATTATTAACTCTTGGTCGAGTTATAACAGCACTCGTTGAAAGAGCACCTCACATACCATATCG GGAATCAAAATTAACAAGACTTTTGCAAGAATCATTAGGTGGACGTACGAAAACGTCCATCATTGCTACTGTGTCTCCAGCAAGCATAAATCTTGAGGAAACCTTATCAACACTAGATTATGCTCACCGTGCAAAGAATATCACAAATCGTCCTGAGATCAATCAGAAACTATCTAAAAAGGCATTACTTAAAGAATATACAGAAGAAATTGAGAGACTTAAGAAGGATCTGTCAGCGGCGCGTGAACGAAATGGTGTATACTTGgcatatgaaaattataatgagaTGCAAGCATTAATTGAAAATCAAACTAaggaaattgaagaaaaaatagcTCACATTCATGTTCTTCGAGATGCTATGGAGGCTAAGGAG cttatatttaatgaattacaAGCAAAACACAATGAACAAAGTAATTATCTACATGAAACCAAGGAGCAATTGGAAACTACTTCACATATATTGAAGTCAACTGAAGCTCGTTTACAAATAACAGAACATGAAAAAGAGGAACAATATCATTTAGTGGAAAAGCACGAGTTGACAGAGAAACAACTTTTGTCGCAAGCACAAACGCTCTTACAAGTAGCTGATAGTGCAACATTTGATGTAAATAAGCTTCAtgataaaatttctcataagag ACGATTAGAGCAAGAAAATGAACATATCAGTCATCAGTTTCGAAGTAACATTACAAAACAATTTCAAGATGTGGAAAATAATGTTGCAGcttatacacaaaaatttatagGATTCTGTACTTCTATGAAAAATGACATtg ATTTGCAAATGGAACTGCTTAAAAAGGATATTGGTTCTATAATCTGCCATATGTCAAATGATAttgttaataaagaaaaattagcaATAGATGAATTTACAGAGAACATAAATAATTCG tACAAATACTATCATCAGTGGTTAAATACAGAAATGGCACATTCATCTGACATGACTCAATgtgaacaaaaatttttgaatgacaTATCCTCGAAACTAACATCGAAAATGAcagatttaatagaaattaataatatggaAATTGTAAAGAACTTGCACCATTTAAATGATAACGTATCTCAAAGATTTAATAAGTTATTAGAGTATAACAATGAATCGATAAGACAACTTTGTAACTATAGGTTACAAGAACGtgacaatttgtataaaaatatagaggagataaaacaaaatatacaatCTATTCGTGAGGGCGATGGTAAAATTATGGAAGAacaagaaagatttaaaaag ttatttgaaaatctatggctacaatttaacaaattaaacgAAAACGTGACAGAGAACTATTCCACCACATGTACCACTCTAAATCATGTTGATGAGATTTGCGATAGTACAATTAATGATATTCGTAATAACTATCACAAAGCTGTTGAGAGAAATGAGACTCTTCAGCAAAAAATTCAGGATGATATAGATATTCTCAAAAGTGATGTTGAATCTAACATGGAAAAG AATTCGGCATTAGCAAAACAAGTTGCAGAACAAAGCCGTAATTTGACTGACGAACTTCGAACTGACTTCAATAATCACTGCGATGTATTACAACAGGATAAACTACATGTCGAAGATAACGCGAAACAAATGGAACAGAAATTCAAGGAAGATAATTCTTCTTTTGTTGGATCTgtcaaa aatatatataatgtattactACAAGAAAGTCTTGATCATACAAACCTTACGGaagaattaaaaaggaaaaatctACAAGCATCTATAAAACTGAATGATAAGCTTGTGAATGAAAGTAACAATTCATCTGTCTGGAATGAGCAAACAATTACAGAACTACATTTAATACAGGAAAGAGTTGGGAAATTCCTTGAAGATTTACGACATGACACACCAACAG GTTCAACGCCAGCAAGAAAAGAATATCAATATCCAAAACACCTTGTTGCAACTTCGCCACATGAACGAATCCTTCAGAGATTCAGAGAAACGAGAAATTACCTCGAAAATTCTGACAATGAA AACACGGTATTGGTCAATAACAATTCGCCGAAGAAGAAATGTCCAAATGCAAATTAA
- the LOC105200056 gene encoding protein FAM92A isoform X1, protein MLRARSQSSLYEQEAKFVQDRITGVEKHFAELCTIFAAFTRKAARLRDKSDELAKIIQTYADSEIINRSLSTGLANFSATLSVIGDYRDAEVQRLDAKVIVPLSQYATICKHAREDVKNTFAARDRELTRRRHLDKIRERNPRNRQMISQAESELTKASIEVSRVVKGLEEQIDSFERRKLHDLKSVLLDFVTVELSYHTKALELLTKAYQDVTAIDEIKDIEDFQNARGEMNGEFRETMRVPDSVARLDTVGRTSFRQAYSLTNLATRFASSPMASQKSANRGTESADSIRTAFTNSSESVQVEEYPDSTEETESESIQEKPKKVSKRVGYKVKKHYILRPVPAIPTCQKSLMSSIIYRVPYRLNKTK, encoded by the exons atGCTTCGAGCACGTTCGCAAAGCAGTTTGTA CGAGCAGGAAGCAAAGTTTGTACAAGATCGCATAACGGGCGTAGAAAAACACTTCGCCGAATTGTGCACAATATTTGCGGCATTCACCAGAAAAGCTGCCAG attgcGTGATAAAAGCGATGAGCTGGCTAAAATAATACAAACTTATGCAGATTCGGAAATCATCAATCGATCGCTGAGCACCGGGCTCGCAAATTTTTCCGCAACGTTATCAGTCATCGGTGATTATAG AGATGCGGAAGTACAAAGATTGGATGCCAAGGTGATTGTACCTCTTTCACAATACGCAACGATTTGCAAGCATGCTCGCGAGGATGTGAAAAACACTTTTGCAGCACGCGATAGAGAACTTACGAGACGAAGACACCTGGACAAGATTCGAGAAAGAAATCCCAGGAACCGCCAAATGATA TCGCAAGCCGAATCGGAGTTGACGAAAGCATCCATCGAAGTATCCCGAGTGGTAAAAGGATTGGAGGAACAGATCGACTCGTTTGAACGACGAAAGTTGCACGATTTGAAGTCCGTACTATTAGATTTTGTCACCGTCGAATTAAGCTATCACACAAAGGCTCTTGAGCTTTTGACTAAAGCATACCAAGATGTTACAGCTATTGACGAAATCAAAGATATTGAG GACTTTCAAAATGCGAGAGGAGAGATGAATGGG GAATTTCGAGAAACAATGAGAGTTCCTGATTCTGTCGCAAGATTAGATACGGTGGGCAGAACTTCGTTTCGACAGGCTTACTCGTTAACGAATTTGGCCACTCGATTCGCATCCTCGCCCATGGCATCGCAGAAATCGGCTAATCGAGGAACCGAATCTGCG GATTCCATACGCACCGCATTCACAAACTCTTCCGAGTCGGTTCAAGTCGAAGAATATCCAGACAGCACAGAGGAAACGGAATCGGAATCGATTCAAGAGAAGCCT aaaaaagtttcgAAACGTGTCGGATACAAAGTAAAGAAACACTACATTCTCAGACCCGTTCCAGCGATTCCTACATGTCAAAAGTCTTTAATGTCGTCTATAATATACCGCGTACCTTACAGACTGAACAAGACAAAGTGA
- the LOC105200058 gene encoding secretion-regulating guanine nucleotide exchange factor: protein MSAYRLISWGANSHGQLGQGLLSEQFILPQEVDLSKCSLRPEAIRKIVGGAGHTLILDADGHVYSCGLNTKCQAGSANVEQKNILMFQRVCTLEHEIVIDICCGWDSSAALTNNGELYVWGSNRYGQLGLDPSEFPSISHPHRISFNEKIKNVSMGLRHTAVITESRKIYVCGSNNRGQLGLINPETMEPYIRLGTFTKVAEWTMQGNVENVACGQYHTVVITKRQTYNMYVFGDNKHGQLGFFPKTSSETRISQPICIPLSGVQHDAAIQIHTGWSHVNILSNGIVFSWGRNDYGQLGRSFSKPENEIFMEDRLQYVEHIPKIVQLSIGSEHNIALTDNGAVLCWGWNEHGNCGNGKTENVLRPEFLPVPSNLVAVLVGAGAGHSFAVIKDTG from the exons atgtctgCGTATCGTCTGATTTCATGG GGTGCCAATTCCCATGGTCAACTAGGACAAGGTTTATTATCCGAGCAATTTATTTTACCTCAAGAAGTTGATTTATCCAAATGTTCCCTGAGGCCAGAAGCCATAAGGAAAATTGTTGGTGGTGCTGGACATACACTGATTTTGGATGCAGACGGACACGTTTATTCCTGTGGATTGAACACGAAATGTCAAGCGGGGAGTGCTAACGTGGAGCAAAAAAACATTCTGATGTTTCAGAGAGTATGCACTCTTGAACACGAAATAGTGATCGACATCTGTTGTGGATGGGATAGTTCTGCGGCATTAACGAATAATGGCGAATTATATGTATGGGGTTCCAATCGTTATGGGCAATTGGGTTTGGATCCTTCAGAGTTTCCTTCAATATCACATCCTCATAGAATCTCCttcaatgaaaaaataaaaaatgtttcaatggGTCTACGACACACGGCCGTAATAACAGAGAGTCGTAAAATCTATGTTTGTGGATCGAATAACAGAGGACAATTGGGTTTAATTAATCCAGAAACCATGGAACCTTATATTCGTCTTGGTACCTTTACCAAAG TTGCAGAGTGGACGATGCAAGGAAACGTGGAGAATGTTGCCTGCGGTCAGTACCATACTGTCGTTATAACAAAAAGGCAAACATACAATATGTACGTTTTTGGTGACAATAAGCATGGACAGTTGGGATTCTTTCCTAAGACATCATCTGAAACACGCATATCGCAACCTATATGCATTCCGCTCTCTGGCGTACAACACGATGCAGCAATTCAGATTCATACAGGCTGGAGCCACGTAAATATCTTGAGCA ATGGTATTGTTTTTTCGTGGGGAAGAAATGATTATGGTCAATTGGGTCGCTCTTTCTCGAAAccagaaaatgaaatttttatggaAGACAGACTTCAATATGTTGAACATATACCGAAAATCGTTCAACTTTCAATTGGATCGGAGCATAATATTGCCTTAACTG acaACGGCGCAGTGTTATGCTGGGGCTGGAACGAGCATGGAAACTGCGGTAACGGAAAAACAGAGAATGTTTTGCGGCCAGAGTTTCTTCCAGTTCCGTCTAATTTAGTTGCTGTTCTCGTTGGTGCAGGCGCAGGACATTCATTCGCTGTGATAAAAGACACTGGTTAA